The Cervus canadensis isolate Bull #8, Minnesota chromosome 9, ASM1932006v1, whole genome shotgun sequence genome contains a region encoding:
- the KATNAL1 gene encoding katanin p60 ATPase-containing subunit A-like 1 isoform X3 produces the protein MPRAPPQIRRPNREVRPLRKEMPGGGARGPVGRAHPISKSEKPSTSRDKDCRARGRDDKGRKNMQDGTSDGEIPKFDGAAYDKDLVEALERDIVSRNPSVHWDDIADLEEAKKLLREAVVLPMWMPDFFKGIRRPWKGVLMVGPPGTGKTMLAKAVATECGTTFFNVSSSTLTSKYRGESEKLVRLLFEMARFYAPTTIFIDEIDSICSRRGTSDEHEASRRVKSELLIQMDGVGGALENDDPSKMVMVLAATNFPWDIDEALRRRLEKRIYIPLPTAKGRTELLKINLREVELDPDIQLEDIAEKIEGYSGADITNVCRDASLMAMRRRINGLSPEEIRALSKEELQMPVTRGDFELALKKIAKSVSAADLEKYEKWMVEFGSA, from the exons ATGCCACG agcTCCACCTCAGATAAGGCGTCCCAATCGAGAAGTAAGACCTCTGAGGAAAGAGATGCCAGGAGGCGGTGCCCGGGGACCCGTAGGCCGAGCACATCCCATATCTAAGAGCGAAAAGCCCTCCACCAGCCGGGACAAGGATTGCAGAGCCAGAGGGAGAGATGACAAG GGAAGGAAAAATATGCAAGATGGTACAAGTGATGGTGAAATTCCAAAATTTGATGGTGCCGCATATGATAAGGACCTAGTAGAAGCCCTTGAGAGAGACATCGTCTCCAGGAACCCAAGCGTTCACTG GGATGACATAGCAGATCTGGAAGAAGCTAAGAAGTTGCTGAGGGAAGCTGTCGTCCTTCCCATGTGGATGCCTGACTTTTTCAAAGGGATTAGAAGGCCGTGGAAG GGAGTGCTGATGGTTGGGCCCCCAGGCACTGGTAAGACCATGCTGGCTAAAGCCGTGGCCACTGAGTGCGGCACAACCTTCTTCAACGTCTCCTCTTCCACACTGACATCTAAATATAGAGGGGAATCTGAGAAGTTGGTTCGTCTGTTGTTTGAAATG GCTAGGTTTTATGCCCCGACCACGATCTTCATCGATGAGATAGATTCTATCTGCAGTCGAAGAGGAACCTCTGATGAACATGAGGCAAGTCGCAGAGTCAAGTCTGAGCTGCTCATTCAGATGGATG GAGTCGGAGGAGCTTTAGAGAATGATGATCCTTCCAAAATGGTCATGGTATTGGCTGCCACTAATTTCCCATGGGACATTGATGAAGCATTGCGGAGGAGATTagaaaaaaggatatatataccTCTGCCAACAG CAAAAGGAAGAACTGAGCTTCTGAAAATCAATCTTCGTGAAGTTGAGTTGGATCCAGATATTCAACTGGAAGATATAGCAGAGAAGATTGAGGGCTACTCTGGTGCTGATATAACTAACGTTTGcag GGATGCATCCTTAATGGCCATGAGACGGCGAATCAATGGTCTCAGTCCAGAAGAGATCCGTGCACTCTCTAAAGAGGAGCTTCAGATGCCCGTGACCAGAGGAGACTTTGAGTTGGCTCTTAAGAAAATCGCAAAGTCTGTCTCTGCAGCAGACTTAGAGAAATATGAAAAGTGGATGGTAGAATTTGGATCTGCTTGA
- the KATNAL1 gene encoding katanin p60 ATPase-containing subunit A-like 1 isoform X2 — MSPAWTTFRAPPQIRRPNREVRPLRKEMPGGGARGPVGRAHPISKSEKPSTSRDKDCRARGRDDKGRKNMQDGTSDGEIPKFDGAAYDKDLVEALERDIVSRNPSVHWDDIADLEEAKKLLREAVVLPMWMPDFFKGIRRPWKGVLMVGPPGTGKTMLAKAVATECGTTFFNVSSSTLTSKYRGESEKLVRLLFEMARFYAPTTIFIDEIDSICSRRGTSDEHEASRRVKSELLIQMDGVGGALENDDPSKMVMVLAATNFPWDIDEALRRRLEKRIYIPLPTAKGRTELLKINLREVELDPDIQLEDIAEKIEGYSGADITNVCRDASLMAMRRRINGLSPEEIRALSKEELQMPVTRGDFELALKKIAKSVSAADLEKYEKWMVEFGSA, encoded by the exons agcTCCACCTCAGATAAGGCGTCCCAATCGAGAAGTAAGACCTCTGAGGAAAGAGATGCCAGGAGGCGGTGCCCGGGGACCCGTAGGCCGAGCACATCCCATATCTAAGAGCGAAAAGCCCTCCACCAGCCGGGACAAGGATTGCAGAGCCAGAGGGAGAGATGACAAG GGAAGGAAAAATATGCAAGATGGTACAAGTGATGGTGAAATTCCAAAATTTGATGGTGCCGCATATGATAAGGACCTAGTAGAAGCCCTTGAGAGAGACATCGTCTCCAGGAACCCAAGCGTTCACTG GGATGACATAGCAGATCTGGAAGAAGCTAAGAAGTTGCTGAGGGAAGCTGTCGTCCTTCCCATGTGGATGCCTGACTTTTTCAAAGGGATTAGAAGGCCGTGGAAG GGAGTGCTGATGGTTGGGCCCCCAGGCACTGGTAAGACCATGCTGGCTAAAGCCGTGGCCACTGAGTGCGGCACAACCTTCTTCAACGTCTCCTCTTCCACACTGACATCTAAATATAGAGGGGAATCTGAGAAGTTGGTTCGTCTGTTGTTTGAAATG GCTAGGTTTTATGCCCCGACCACGATCTTCATCGATGAGATAGATTCTATCTGCAGTCGAAGAGGAACCTCTGATGAACATGAGGCAAGTCGCAGAGTCAAGTCTGAGCTGCTCATTCAGATGGATG GAGTCGGAGGAGCTTTAGAGAATGATGATCCTTCCAAAATGGTCATGGTATTGGCTGCCACTAATTTCCCATGGGACATTGATGAAGCATTGCGGAGGAGATTagaaaaaaggatatatataccTCTGCCAACAG CAAAAGGAAGAACTGAGCTTCTGAAAATCAATCTTCGTGAAGTTGAGTTGGATCCAGATATTCAACTGGAAGATATAGCAGAGAAGATTGAGGGCTACTCTGGTGCTGATATAACTAACGTTTGcag GGATGCATCCTTAATGGCCATGAGACGGCGAATCAATGGTCTCAGTCCAGAAGAGATCCGTGCACTCTCTAAAGAGGAGCTTCAGATGCCCGTGACCAGAGGAGACTTTGAGTTGGCTCTTAAGAAAATCGCAAAGTCTGTCTCTGCAGCAGACTTAGAGAAATATGAAAAGTGGATGGTAGAATTTGGATCTGCTTGA
- the KATNAL1 gene encoding katanin p60 ATPase-containing subunit A-like 1 isoform X4, which translates to MPGGGARGPVGRAHPISKSEKPSTSRDKDCRARGRDDKGRKNMQDGTSDGEIPKFDGAAYDKDLVEALERDIVSRNPSVHWDDIADLEEAKKLLREAVVLPMWMPDFFKGIRRPWKGVLMVGPPGTGKTMLAKAVATECGTTFFNVSSSTLTSKYRGESEKLVRLLFEMARFYAPTTIFIDEIDSICSRRGTSDEHEASRRVKSELLIQMDGVGGALENDDPSKMVMVLAATNFPWDIDEALRRRLEKRIYIPLPTAKGRTELLKINLREVELDPDIQLEDIAEKIEGYSGADITNVCRDASLMAMRRRINGLSPEEIRALSKEELQMPVTRGDFELALKKIAKSVSAADLEKYEKWMVEFGSA; encoded by the exons ATGCCAGGAGGCGGTGCCCGGGGACCCGTAGGCCGAGCACATCCCATATCTAAGAGCGAAAAGCCCTCCACCAGCCGGGACAAGGATTGCAGAGCCAGAGGGAGAGATGACAAG GGAAGGAAAAATATGCAAGATGGTACAAGTGATGGTGAAATTCCAAAATTTGATGGTGCCGCATATGATAAGGACCTAGTAGAAGCCCTTGAGAGAGACATCGTCTCCAGGAACCCAAGCGTTCACTG GGATGACATAGCAGATCTGGAAGAAGCTAAGAAGTTGCTGAGGGAAGCTGTCGTCCTTCCCATGTGGATGCCTGACTTTTTCAAAGGGATTAGAAGGCCGTGGAAG GGAGTGCTGATGGTTGGGCCCCCAGGCACTGGTAAGACCATGCTGGCTAAAGCCGTGGCCACTGAGTGCGGCACAACCTTCTTCAACGTCTCCTCTTCCACACTGACATCTAAATATAGAGGGGAATCTGAGAAGTTGGTTCGTCTGTTGTTTGAAATG GCTAGGTTTTATGCCCCGACCACGATCTTCATCGATGAGATAGATTCTATCTGCAGTCGAAGAGGAACCTCTGATGAACATGAGGCAAGTCGCAGAGTCAAGTCTGAGCTGCTCATTCAGATGGATG GAGTCGGAGGAGCTTTAGAGAATGATGATCCTTCCAAAATGGTCATGGTATTGGCTGCCACTAATTTCCCATGGGACATTGATGAAGCATTGCGGAGGAGATTagaaaaaaggatatatataccTCTGCCAACAG CAAAAGGAAGAACTGAGCTTCTGAAAATCAATCTTCGTGAAGTTGAGTTGGATCCAGATATTCAACTGGAAGATATAGCAGAGAAGATTGAGGGCTACTCTGGTGCTGATATAACTAACGTTTGcag GGATGCATCCTTAATGGCCATGAGACGGCGAATCAATGGTCTCAGTCCAGAAGAGATCCGTGCACTCTCTAAAGAGGAGCTTCAGATGCCCGTGACCAGAGGAGACTTTGAGTTGGCTCTTAAGAAAATCGCAAAGTCTGTCTCTGCAGCAGACTTAGAGAAATATGAAAAGTGGATGGTAGAATTTGGATCTGCTTGA